A window of Malania oleifera isolate guangnan ecotype guangnan chromosome 2, ASM2987363v1, whole genome shotgun sequence genomic DNA:
CACAAAGGTGATCGAATCAGATACCAGCAATTTCCATCACAACTATCAAGTACATTAACATGGACGGCATAACATACTGGAATTGTTAACAACTTCAGTGCTTGATCAAAAAGCACGGATCATTGGCTCAGAACTATTCGTACATTCTCAGATTTTGCAAAGGAAAATGAAATACTGTTCAGCATCCCTAACCAAGCAGTTTGTAGCAAAGAGACGATAGGAAGAAGAAACCTGACAACAAATACTCTACAAAGGAGTTTCTTTACCTAATCtctaaaaaatgaagaaagaaaatgTAAAGGCTAAATGGGTTAAAGAAACCTATAATGTTGAATGATATCAAGCACCATCCCTGCAAGCCTCGGTTCCTCTCAGGATTGAAgcctttggaaaaaaaaaaaaaaaacccaaatataATGCCTTCTCGCACTTCAAAATGAGCTTCATATCTCAATGCAACATTTTCATCTGCAAAACCATAACAAAACATGAAAAAGTCCTGACGTCAGAACATCAGCTTTGATTAGACatgatacatttttttttttttaattggcaGGATATCCAGAAATTTTATCAACAAGGATAATGATAACAGTGGTAACAGTGACCACATGTAAACTGAATTTTTCCCCTGGTGTGTGACTCAGAAACATATCAGCTCACTGTCCTGGGAACATTTCAAAGAAAACTTAGTAATTCTGTAAAGCAGCTTTCAGCTCCCCTGAAATATTAGAAAAGATTCTGGAAGCCAAATTGCAACATGATGAGAGCATAAAGCAAATTAACATAATTTAGCTTCACGAAACTCAGTGGATAGGGGAAAATGCTAcggatattgaaaatttgagattTGAACCTTAGTACACCACGAAAGAtgaacataagaatggagtaggcatcaTAGTaaacaaagacctaaaagatagtATGGTAGATGGAACACAAGGAGGAGATAGAATCTTAAAACTTATGGCAATCTGAGAACGAGATATTAAATGTCATATTTTTATGAGGAAAAAAAAACTTCGTTAATAGAAAAGATAGAAAGTAGAAGGAAAGTTAAAGAGAGTGGAGGATAAGATATActcttaaaaaacaaataaacagTGACATTAGAGCCCCTCTCCAATCCCACTAAAGATCAGCCAACAAAATTCCCCAAAAGAAATAACTACAACAACAATAAAATCACTCAAAAGTGATGTAAAGTACCCCAAGACCTCCCTCTCATGCACAAGGCAAAACACTCGTAGTAGCCGCTGAGGCAATGATGCCAAACCTTCCGATGTGGCTGAAAATCCTCTCTTGTTATCTCTCCTTCCACTTTCTCTCTCTTTACTAAGCTTTTAGGCCTCTGACAAAGCAAATATACTTAATCGATCTCTTGTCGAGGGATGATGTTTCATGTTGATGGAAAGAAATTCTCCACGGAAGTAAGTCCAAAAAAACCCCTTCAATCTGAGGCTAGAGAAACTTTATGGAGAGATGTTTGTGATTATTCAAGAGAAGAATTAGATTTGGAATCAGTGGGTGAAATTTAAATTGTCGGCTGTTCAGTCAATTATTCAAAATGTGACTTCAATTTGAACTCACTCGAGTAGCTTCATTCGCAGGAAAAGGTTCGTCGGTCCAACTAGCTAGTGGCTATTAGACCAACTTGAGCAGGAAAATTTAGTGATTTCGGACTTGGGTTGTGTAAAAAATTCTAACATAAAAGGACCAACTATAAGCATTTGAAGGGATTTGGGGCAGATTTTTTAGGCTCCCAAGACGAATCAGATATGTTTTAATTAGCCCAGTTCATCCATGCCCAAAACATATGTTGCCTGTTATTTACAATTGTGATCAGGCCCAAGATATGATTAGCCATTAAACCAGGCCCAATATAAATAAGCCTCTGATTGAAAAGAACAGGGTGGTCCCTCAGGCTTCGCAGACAAATGGAAAAGAGGTTCTTCTGCAATTGGAGGAGTAAATAACGTCTGCTTCAGACAAAAGGGATAATGGCTCTGTGGGTGTCGGTAGGCAGGTGTCAGAAAAAGATAGGAGTAACTGAGGTAAATCTAGTTCTGGGAATTCAGCAGCTGTCTCTACCTCCTTAGGGGGTGAAAATGTGGTCAGGATGAAAAACTAGCAAAAAAGCATCCTTCAATATCTATCGATGGGGGTAGGGGTACGAAGGCTCGTGTAATTTGTGGGGAATGGGGATGACGTTCGGGTTAAGCTTGGAGTTATGGATGACCAGTGTAGTGAATCTAGTGACAAGGGAAATAGTTGTGATTTGTGAACACCAGGAGCAATAATGTTAATCCGCAGCAGGTGGCGGTGCACCATATAGGTAAGTGTCTGAGTAATCTGATTAAGGGACCTATCATGTGTGCCACCATCTTTGATGGTTGGTTTGGAAGGAATTCCGATTTTTAAGAAAGTTGGATTGGGTAAGGATAAGCAACATTCACATGGGATTTGCTTATTATTGTGGAAGAAATTAATAGAAAGGAAGTAGATGCCCAACAACTATTGCATAAGATGGAGGTCATGGATGTCTGGGCCTAGAGGAAATGAAGTTCCCATAGATGGTGGCACAAGAAAGGTGAAGAAAGGCCAGCGGGGAATTGGCAAACTTGCAATCTTCAGTAAATTACAGTTGCAGGATTTTAAAAAAGCGGTTCCCTTAATTATATTTTGTTAGTTATTatgtcttttaaaaaaaaaaaaaattttgggaattTCTTGTACTATTCTAGGTTGTAATACTCCCTATTCTTCTTCCTTAGTATATATCTTTTTCTTCCAAAATCCCTGAAAGAAACCCCAAGAATGAGCCAAAAGGAAGAACAGAAAATAACTACATCTCATAATAAATGTCAGGGGAATTATTTTGCCATTAAAAATCCTCGAATTCCTTTCAACCCATGCAGTCCAAAAAAGGGCAAAAACACAACATCTCCATAAGGTTGTCCCTCTGTTACTCCCAATACCTCTACAGCACACCAACAGAAAAGTATCAACAGTCTGTGGTAGCACCAAATTCCTCCTCAAAACTGTGAACAGATAAGCCCAAATTTGCTTAGCCACCCGACAATGAAGAAACAAGTGGTTGCTAGTTTCACTCACCTCAAACTCATAATACAATTATGAAaatagcctcttgcaaaaatgtaaggtaagacaGCTTATATATATCCATCATGTACATCCCTTCCCCAAATGCTGCATACGCAGGAGCTTAGTGCACCAGCTGCCCTTTTTCTGTTTATCTCTTCACGTGCAGGGTAGTGTTAAGGCTTGATCTTACATTATTGGCCTACAATCTAACATCCTAACTTTTTTTAGGAAAGTGGCAGTCTAACCCTAGTAAACCTGAATGTTAAAGAAATTCTTAGCATAGATTCCGATACCATGAATCTATCATGCATGTTGgacgagaaattgaagaagatttaATACATTTGACTAAAGTAGGCTGGTAAAGTGAAGTACCTTGAGCATGTTGTGTGATCTAGCAAAGCTAAAAGGAAATTTTGTATATGACAGGACCAGCCATGCTATGTGGATCAGAATATTGGGTAAATAAGTAACACTATAAGTCATTGAAATGAGACGTTAACATGGAGGGGTGGTATAACTATAAAAGATAATCATGGGTTGAACATGttcatggtaagttaggcatgacacctatagaagataagaaTAATAAGATAAGAAACAGGCAGTTATGATGGTTTGGGCACTTACATTGTTGCCAAATAACACAATAGTGAGGATTGAGATACTAATGTCAGAAACAGTAGGAGGTGGAGGGTAGACCTAGACTCATTTGGATTGAGATAGTACCCAGGTTTGATGAAACTCCAGCTTTCAGAGGATATTGCCCTAGGCCAGGCATCGCAGACGCCAACTAGTGGAACTAGGGCTTGGTTGTTGTTTATTGTTTACAATTCAAGTTTTCAACCAACAAAACATGTCTTTTCAGTTTCAAGATTTGTTTCCTAAGTGAGGACACCTATTAGTAAAACTCACACTGGCTTTCTAAGCGAATGCTTTTAAACTGGATGCAGTACATATGTTTGCACATGAATGTGAGTGACTATATGCCAGTTGTTCCAATCTGCTCACACAAATGTAAGAGCttcataaatttaacaatttagtCTCAACTCATATTATCAATCACTACTTTGATATCAAGGAACCAATTCTAATGTTTCCTACGGTAAAGCAAAGGGAAATTTAAAAAGTGGAAAAATGATTTGCTGATTATggacaaaaaaatcaaaaaggagTTTGTATCATTATCTCAGACTAATGGACAATGGAGCATTTAACATGAAAACAACTACAACTATGCATTTTGATTGTTTCATATCAAATAACCACCCTGAATTTAAAAATAtctcaataaataaaaaaataagattcATCTGAGGGTATATTCCAGTAAAGTAACCATATAAGGGAGGCAGATTCAGCCAAGTGCGGAGAGGGCCCAGATATAGGGGAGGAAAAACAAAAGGTAAGACAGTTAAACAAAGAAGTATTTGTCACATCTTCAAAATCCATTAGACATGTCATCATTAGATTGCCATCATCATGAAGCCATGAGCAAATGCTAATAAGAATAACTTTGTTTTCTTAAAGCTGGAAGgtttgaattttttattaaaaaataaattcaagttaGAAGGTTTCGTTCTAATGGGTGATTCTTATTAAATATCACCTTTTCTCACCCCCATGCAGTTCAGTTGCACGGTCGTACACCAGCAAAATTCAAAACAAAGTGACAATAATCAAGATTTTGGAACACAGGTCTGGGGTTTAGGTAGTATCCAGCAACTGAGGCACAGGACATGACCATCTACATGTCTGTTTACAAATACATGGAACACAAATGGATATAAAGGAACAATTGACGTGCCTAGTATCCACCATAAGCCTTCCCTTGTTTCAACCTTGCCCTTAACCTCATGACTATGCAATACCCTCCTAAAGTTCTGCGAAATGGACAGTAGAGAGCAATGGAAGTCCTCATGAAGTCATCTTCcagaatttatttaattaaataaatgaaaactCCTTTTCATTATTGTCTAAAAGCATAGACATGGTTGTTATGTGAATAGACAACCAATATGCTTTTGGTTGAAGTCACTGAAAGCTAAAGGCCAACAAAAAGATCCATGGCaattggttgactgaacctcctTCAATTTCTCATTCACTTGCATAACCAATCTACAGTGTCAAAATCTACTATTGCTAGTAAATTTTGTGAGTGTCAAGATTAATCTTTCTCTAATTCTTATATTTTGTCTTCTTTCTACTTATCTTCAAACCTATAGATTcttaagacaatatcatctgcaaacaccATACAtgatggaacctcattttggatacacCCTTCCTATTGTGACACATATAGTCCTAACATTAGTCactattatatcatatatatccCTAATGACATCTATATACCTACTGCATACTCCTTTTTTTCCTAGAATCTGCCATAGGACTTAGGTGCCCTATGTTTTCTAGGTCAATAATgcgcaagtctctcttcttttacATTATTGGGAGTTCCTTTGGGAGGTAATCCAAGAGCTAAGGGTTTTTGGCTTCCAATCTTTCCTAAGGTCTCTTATGCGTCTTGATGGGGGTAGgagggtcttttttttttttttttcttggtgctTGCATTACTTTAATCCAGGCATGCCTTTTTTCAATTCCCCTATATGTTTTATCCTTGTTTAGGATTCCATGGGGTTGGCAATAGGTTAGAGAGGATAATGAAAGATTTTCTTTGGACCGGGATTGATGAGGGAAGGGATCATCTTGTGAATTATGAGGTTGTTTGCAGGTCAAAGGATGAGTggtgtttttcctttttttatttgtGGGGGAGGGGGTGAAGTCTTCTAATTTAGTGCTTTAAGTCGGCGCCTAAGAACACTGCTATGATGGGCAAGTGGTTATGATCCTTCCCTTTAGAAACAGATTCTTTATGGCATTGGGttatcaaaagtaaatttagtaaacaagaatgtgTATGAGATGCTAATTCTATAGCTAGAGTTAGCCATGGAAATCCACGAAATTCGATTCACAGGTATCTCCTTCCTTTTTTTCTCGCATCAAATATGAAGTGCGAGATGGTAGGAGGGTTCTGTTTTGGCAGGATCTATGGTGAGGTGAATTATGATTTTCatctatttattctttctttgCTATCCATGACATGGAGACCTCTTGGGACTCTAAATTCTGCAAAATTCTAAATAATAGGGAGACCGAGGAGCTTTTCCCATCTCTTACATTTGCTATCTTTTTTCAGATACTCTCATGAAGCGAATACTAGGATCTGTTCATCTGTTTAGAAAATTCAGGGATTTATTCATGTAAATCATTTCACTATCTTCTTAAACCCTTCCTTTTATTTGTTGCCTCTTGCTAATTGGTTGGGGAGAGCTAGAATTTGTTTGAAGGCAAAAGATCTTCTGTGGATTGTCATTCTTAATACAGCTAACACTAACAATTTGTTGAATGTTTGTAGGCCATAAATGTCTCTTTCAATAATATCTGTAACATGTGTTCAGATAATAACTGTCAAAggcctgatatacattgttagtcaacaacctaacagcttaagattttaggtaaagtcatattctaacatggtatcagagacatattgacaagaggtcctaggttctagtcttgttgtctATGTTTCTTGTTTGTTTTATTAAATTAtcttattccctataatgggtgttgtttatcgtttgtttatctctccacatgccgTTGGGCTGCACGTGCAGAGGAATGTCAAAGTCTGATATACAATGTAGGCACACAACATATCAGGTTAGGCTTTTAGGTGAAATAGCATTCTAACAGTAACCATGATGATCATGTACACTTACCCATTCATTGTTCTGTGGCTTAAAGTTTGTGGGGTAAGCTTTTTAATAATGGGAGAATATTGGATATGAAGTTTTTTGCTGGTCGTTTGTGTTGGTTGATCTTGTTGGCCTTGGAAAGCAGGAGGCCAAGCTTTTGTGGGATTTGTTTATGCAACTATTCAGGTTGTTTAGTTAGAGTGGAATAATCAGGCTTTTCATGATCGAGCTTCATACTTCGATCTTATTGGCAAAGGGTTTTGCTTTTGGCTTCTTTGTGGGTGTAAGCTTCTGGTGGTTTTGGTAATATGCTTTCTCTGATATTCAGCGGGATTGGTTGGCTCTTTAGCCTAGCTCTTCAGTTTCTTTGTTTTGTAGCAGTTTTAGTATTTCCTTTCTTTTTGAATTTGTATATTGAGGAATTCTCATCCCCTTTGTACTCTCTTATCCTATTTTAATGAATTTCTCTTTTTctaacaaaaaatatattttccagtTGATctccaggcataaaaccaaaagCTGACTTTTTGAAAACCCTGTTTCTAACATTGTCTTTGTTCTGTTACCCTTTCTCAAAGTTCCATTGTATGGCTTAAAGTCCAAGTCCATGATAGTTATAACAATTTTCCattatctcctttatttttgtatatacgtattaaagtgtttttcctccattcatctaatATTTTCTTAGTTCTTATAATTGTGTGTTTAAAAAATAGTCTTGGTTAATTTCATTATCAcataggcatttccaaacttcaattgagatgtcATGCAGTCCTGTAACTTTTCCATTGTTCATGTTTTCTAGTGAAAAATTAACTTCATTAGATAAATGGCAACATAATATGAAGcatagaaagaaagaaaaaaaaaagtaagcaaACAAATAAAGCATGTGCATGTGTTTAATTCACTATTTTTTAAACCCATAAACTGAAATGCATTAGTGAAGATAAGTTAAAACTTGTACCAGGAAACAATATGCAATAGGGCTAAAAGGCCCATATCTTGCGCACAACCTCACGCACAAGTGCACTAGTGCACGAATACAAAAATCAGTCATTGACTCACAATTCAAGCAGAAgacaaacaagcaaaatatttcatTCACTGCTCTATTTAAAGATGCTTTAGAATAAAAAGTATACTCACTGTGTTCGGACTTTAGATCGTCCCCTTCTGGAATAGTTTTTCTGGCTCTCAGCATTTTCCATGTTTCCACCTTCCATTGCTTTTGCTGTTATCCTGCTGGTCAAGTCCACATGGGTATCACCAGCCCCATCCTGCTTCTCAGCCAGCTCTTCTGGGCCCAGAATGCTGGTCTTCACTGTCCCTTCAGAGGACTCCTTTAGTAACTCTCCTGAAGATTCACTGTTCTTGACATCCAGTGCACGCTGCAAATTAGCAGGTACTTGACAGGTTCCCTCGCTGACTCCTCCCAACAGGGATCCTGTTTCATCCTTGTTACTTCTTGCAGGATTAACATCGCCAGGTCCTTCCACATTGACTTTGGAACTCACTATTTCCTCCACTTGTTCAGCATGAGCCGCAAGTTTCGCATCTGCAGATAGACCCACCATGTCATCCTTTGCTCTATATATTGCACCCTTGGTtgccagttttatctttaaagtGGTCCGCTTTTCTGCATCACGCCCGATCTCCTCTCTCTTGCAAATGTCTGGACCAATTTCTTTATCATCCTTTTCATTCACATGTTTTGCAACAGGTTCTGTCTTGCCATCTAGAACATCTAGAGCATCTTCAACATTGGTTTCAATCTCCATGTTTGCAGCAGGATTCTCCGCCGGTTTGCTATCTTCCCCTCTCTGCAAATTAGAACCTTTCCCTTTCACAGCTTTTTGAGTCGCCCGTTTCTTCAAATGAATGCCAATCTTGGATTCTGGTTTGATAGCTTGCACTTTTGGAGCTTCATTAACATCCATAGCCATTTCTGACACACATTCAGATTTGTCGTGGTCTTTCCCAGAACCAGCATCCATTTCCATAACATGGTCATCAGTCTTCTTGACAATGTTATCTTTTCTCCTCTGAGATTTTGAGCTGCCAATTTTCACAGCCTGCTTTGCctttttgttcttctttctcCCATGattctttttcactttttcaGCATCAGCCACCTTAACTGAGTCCTCCTTCAAGGCTTCTGCACTCAGCTTGCCACCATCAGAACTCTTTGTTTTTCTGACTGAAATGGGTTCATTTTTCAGCGTGAAGCTATCGCCAGGTATAAGTTCGAGCTCAAACAGCTCCTGCCGCAAGTCTAGGTCCTCCTTATCTCCATCTTCATAATGAATTTTGTGTAGACTCTTTTCGTTGTCAAAAGACTTAACTCGACCGATAAACCATCTTCTTGATCCTGACCAATAAACTTTAATTCTCTTCCCGATAATTTTTTCGTCATCACCATCATTCAGTTCAATCTTTCGAAAGGCAGGCATCTCTTTTCTTGGCCGAAGCCTAGAACTTTTACTCGAAGAAAAGAATGCCTGCACCATTTCCTCATCAGCACCCCGCTTGCGCTTTCTTGGAGTCCTGCAACTTTCTTCATTATCTACTTTTCTATTTTTCTCTGCAACACTACCTTTATTGTCCTTTTCCACTACAGATTTCTCTCCCTTAGACTTGCCACGGTAACCACCAACTTTCCCCTTGACATGACCTTTTATGGATGCTTCTGGGATCTTGCTTTTACCAGCAGTTCCCTTCTGAGCTATAGATTgtaatttcttcttatttttacCAGCCAAAAGATCAGCCAAGATCATGCTATCCATTCCTGAAAAATATGAATTATAGCCTCAGGAAAACCCCAGAAATAAATAGCAGGAGAAATCTGAAAACCCTACAAACATCAAGGGGAATGGTGATAAGATTACACTACAATATCAAGAAACTAATGGAACATTAAAGTTTCTTATCAAAAAACGAAATAAAAAAAGGCAATTAATATCAGGAAAGATGACAAGAGAACCTAATTCACAAAACTCTTGCAAGAGAAAGAATTATCAAGACCATAATCCATGGCATTTGAAGATTTACAAAAATGAATCTAGAAGActagaaaaaaattcaaaagatgcCCCAACCAAGGTTATTGCTATCTACAATCAGTATTTAGAATATCAAGAACCTAGAACTGAAGTCCTTATCTGCAGCAGTTGATAGCTTCTCCACTCCCTTGTAAAACAAGCACAGAAGATCcacatactcattcatttgtgAGAGTCAATATTACAAGGTAAATTAATATACTGTTTAAGTCAAACCTAGAACTCTGAAATCCTAATTCATCAACTCCACAGCCTCAAAAAGCCACGCACCTAATTGAATTTTTGAAGACCTGCAGAATTTATAACCCAAAAGAACCTGTTGATCTCACCCTATCGATCCATTGCAGCCATTAGAACAtgttttataatgaaaaatctcTACCATGGATGGGGAGAGGGATTATGAAATGAAATCATTCAAAGAAACCAAAAGGCAGAAGATTACAATCTTGAGACATTCTGCTGACAGACTTTAATAGAATCAGATTAAATGCTGTCAAACCACATGCAACCCCGCTAATCTAATGGACTGCCAAAACTCTCAGCCCTAGATATCCacaaaagaaagaattaaaatataAGCACTCAAAGTCccaaataaagcttgaagaccaaaacAAAAAAACCTGTTGATCTCACTCTATTGATCCATTGCAGCCATTAGAACAcgttttataatgaaaaatctcTACTATGGATGGGGAGAGGGGTTATGAAATGAAATCATTCAAAGAAACCAAAAGGCAGAAGACCACAATCTTGAGACATTCTGCAGACGGACTTTAATAGAATCAAGATTAAATGCTTTCAAACCACATGCAACCCCGCTAATCTAATGGACTCCCAAAACTCTCAGCCCTAGATATCCACAAAAGAAAGGATTAATATAAAAGCACTCAAAGTCCCAAATAAATTTTGAAGGCCAAAACAAAAAACCTGTTGATCTCACCCTATTGATCCATTGCAGCCATTAGAACACGTTTTATAATGAAAAAGCTCTACCATGGATGGGGGGAGGGATTATGAAATGAAATCATTCAAAGAAACCAAAAGCCAAAGACCACAATCTTGAGACTTTCTGCAGACAGACTTTAATAGAATCAAGATTGAATGCTGTCAAACCACATGCAACCCCACTAATCTAATGGACTCCCAAAACTCTCAGCCCTAGATATCCACAAAAGAAGGGATTAAAAGAAAAGCACTCAAAGTCCTAAACAAATTTTgaagaacaaaacaaaacaaaaaaacctGTTGATCTCACCCTATTAATCCATTGCAGCCATTAGAACACGTTTTATAATGAAAAAGCTCTACCATGGATGGGGGGAGGGATTATGAAGTGAAATCATTCAAAGAAACCAAAAGGCAGAAT
This region includes:
- the LOC131147843 gene encoding sister chromatid cohesion protein PDS5 homolog D-like isoform X3 is translated as MDSMILADLLAGKNKKKLQSIAQKGTAGKSKIPEASIKGHVKGKVGGYRGKSKGEKSVVEKDNKGSVAEKNRKVDNEESCRTPRKRKRGADEEMVQAFFSSSKSSRLRPRKEMPAFRKIELNDGDDEKIIGKRIKVYWSGSRRWFIGRVKSFDNEKSLHKIHYEDGDKEDLDLRQELFELELIPGDSFTLKNEPISVRKTKSSDGGKLSAEALKEDSVKVADAEKVKKNHGRKKNKKAKQAVKIGSSKSQRRKDNIVKKTDDHVMEMDAGSGKDHDKSECVSEMAMDVNEAPKVQAIKPESKIGIHLKKRATQKAVKGKGSNLQRGEDSKPAENPAANMEIETNVEDALDVLDGKTEPVAKHVNEKDDKEIGPDICKREEIGRDAEKRTTLKIKLATKGAIYRAKDDMVGLSADAKLAAHAEQVEEIVSSKVNVEGPGDVNPARSNKDETGSLLGGVSEGTCQVPANLQRALDVKNSESSGELLKESSEGTVKTSILGPEELAEKQDGAGDTHVDLTSRITAKAMEGGNMENAESQKNYSRRGRSKVRTQ
- the LOC131147843 gene encoding sister chromatid cohesion protein PDS5 homolog D-like isoform X2 is translated as MLQNSSDPTMDSMVQGINSTQKNFRYKNCIEICSSSFKSIHSNPNPRSEICPPTNNKAFLEVLPQMKAQAATWHIAEAFPPILKLTWRAVCYNLLALKPGIVLSTISPGWRLEPGGMDSMILADLLAGKNKKKLQSIAQKGTAGKSKIPEASIKGHVKGKVGGYRGKSKGEKSVVEKDNKGSVAEKNRKVDNEESCRTPRKRKRGADEEMVQAFFSSSKSSRLRPRKEMPAFRKIELNDGDDEKIIGKRIKVYWSGSRRWFIGRVKSFDNEKSLHKIHYEDGDKEDLDLRQELFELELIPGDSFTLKNEPISVRKTKSSDGGKLSAEALKEDSVKVADAEKVKKNHGRKKNKKAKQAVKIGSSKSQRRKDNIVKKTDDHVMEMDAGSGKDHDKSECVSEMAMDVNEAPKVQAIKPESKIGIHLKKRATQKAVKGKGSNLQRGEDSKPAENPAANMEIETNVEDALDVLDGKTEPVAKHVNEKDDKEIGPDICKREEIGRDAEKRTTLKIKLATKGAIYRAKDDMVGLSADAKLAAHAEQVEEIVSSKVNVEGPGDVNPARSNKDETGSLLGGVSEGTCQVPANLQRALDVKNSESSGELLKESSEGTVKTSILGPEELAEKQDGAGDTHVDLTSRITAKAMEGGNMENAESQKNYSRRGRSKVRTQ
- the LOC131147843 gene encoding sister chromatid cohesion protein PDS5 homolog E-like isoform X1, which codes for MDRKVSDRHILVMSLQPQSIRFWYMCGPCLPKELVMDKVFLCWYLRNKERSYPHPNSMWLPIKSHIQKREKGSKLDLLGCYRTLRTLLWIPWCKKAFLEVLPQMKAQAATWHIAEAFPPILKLTWRAVCYNLLALKPGIVLSTISPGWRLEPGGMDSMILADLLAGKNKKKLQSIAQKGTAGKSKIPEASIKGHVKGKVGGYRGKSKGEKSVVEKDNKGSVAEKNRKVDNEESCRTPRKRKRGADEEMVQAFFSSSKSSRLRPRKEMPAFRKIELNDGDDEKIIGKRIKVYWSGSRRWFIGRVKSFDNEKSLHKIHYEDGDKEDLDLRQELFELELIPGDSFTLKNEPISVRKTKSSDGGKLSAEALKEDSVKVADAEKVKKNHGRKKNKKAKQAVKIGSSKSQRRKDNIVKKTDDHVMEMDAGSGKDHDKSECVSEMAMDVNEAPKVQAIKPESKIGIHLKKRATQKAVKGKGSNLQRGEDSKPAENPAANMEIETNVEDALDVLDGKTEPVAKHVNEKDDKEIGPDICKREEIGRDAEKRTTLKIKLATKGAIYRAKDDMVGLSADAKLAAHAEQVEEIVSSKVNVEGPGDVNPARSNKDETGSLLGGVSEGTCQVPANLQRALDVKNSESSGELLKESSEGTVKTSILGPEELAEKQDGAGDTHVDLTSRITAKAMEGGNMENAESQKNYSRRGRSKVRTQ